tttgaaaattttgaattttgaaaatttcaaaacaaaGTATACGTCTGAGAGCTGATGTTTAGAATTTCAAACTTACAATGAATTTAAATATAAttgcaaatatttcttttagtcATTTGccccttcttgtttttcttttctcttcctaacTGAACACTGAAATGTACCATTTGAGTGGACAAATCAGAACATTATCTCAAACATAATTAACACCTTTCAGTAAATTTAGCCTGATAAATGTTAAATGCTAGTTTTCTCATGCTTAGCAAAAAATTATAGTGTCTCtgatgttgaattttcttgttaGCAAGTTGAAAAACATATGTTAAGTTGCAAGTGTTGATTGCAGGAATATGCTGCTGCTGGGACTGTGAAACAAAACTATGCAAATATTTTGTTGATGCTTTTGCGTCTACGACAGGCCTGTGACCATCCACTTCTTGTTAAAGGATATCATTCAGATACTGTTGGAAAAGACTCCTTAGTTATGGCTAGGCAACTTCCTAGGGAGATGCTGATCAATTTACTGGATCAGTTGGAAGGTTCATTGGCGATTTGTGGCATATGCAGTGTAAGCCATCTCATCTCACGTGCTTCTTACTTCCCTTCCTCACAATGCAAATATTCGTACATTATCAATTACGTCGAGTTATTTGTCGAGTCACTTGGaacatgaatttctatttaTATGAAAAAAATTGGGAGTTGAGGTTGGCATGCACTGGATTTATGCTTTGTAATTTTATCGATAAAGTGCTTGGATTCCTCAGAGCATGAGTTGTACTACAAATTAAACATATATTTTTGGTAAAAGATATATGATTCCAAAAAAAATGACAGCGCATCCAAATTGAAGATCCGTGGCAGTTATGCTGATTTATGATCAAAAAATGCCTAGAAATGGAAAATCATATGTCGATGCAGATTTCTAACCTTTGCATCAAGTGGATATAAAGACAGATTGCTTTAATAGATTTTTGCATGTTTTTCTATCATCGAGTGGGTTGGGAGGCAGATTAGCTGCTAACATGCTGCTGGAGATGTCACACGTATGTACAAAAGGACTGCTCGTATTTGGGTGGGGAGGTGGTGAGGTGCTTGATAGATTCCTCTCCTTGGTAACTCCAATGGCCTAGTTGAGTGCCTGAACTGCAACAGTTTGACCTGAACGTTTTGGGTTGGACCAAAACTTGTACTCCAAGAGCGGCTAATTGTATGCTCCCAAACATGTACAACTACCTTGTTTTTGTAACTGAACCTGCACCTTGTCTGCTTACATCTAACTAATACAAGTTCATAGGGCACCACTACTAAGTTATGTGGTGACAAGTTTCTGAACCATGACATCTCTTAAAAGATGTTGCAGCTTTAtgttaaatatcaattttaccTTAGTTTTTTATTAGTTACTTAGTTGGAGGTTTGTATTTAGCTGCTTACCTTTTTATGTTGGAGTACTATGGTAATGGTTACTAAGTTTATCTGGTTATTGTAGTGAACAtcaatttgatattttgagttaTGAATTGATTCCGCCTCTATTAGAATTGCCCAAATCCTCAAATCAGCATCACTAATAAATCTTGTACTTAAGTCTTAGTTGAACTTGTAATGTAACTTCTAGTTCCTTGTTAGGTTTTTGATGTCATTTTCTTCagctttattaatttaaatagcTCCATTATTTTCCTACTCCATTTTGTAATAACTTAATTTTATTAGCCGAGGCTAGAATTTTCCATAGTAACAATTCCTTCCATTTTATCTCTGCAATCTCCCCAGGTTTTCCTTTCTTGTACAAGTCCCTCTACCCAGAATTTTGAGTGGTGGAGGATGCCTTTGAAACTTTGCTCACTTGACCAAGGTACCCTTCCCTTATGTTGTTCTATGTACCCTTCCCCTTAAGTTGTTCTACATGCAGCATAGTCTACCCAATTTTCATGTGACATGTCTTAGTTGTCTTTGATGTTGTTGTTTGTTGTTTTATCTTCTATAGCCCACGTAACATAGCAAAGGCTCCATGGATGAAAAGGTAGGAAGAAGTTGTTAGATACCTTCTTAGTGGTAGATTTTCTAAATGCTTCATATATCCAAATCTCATATGCAATCATCTGTCAGTTTATGCATTGGATATGCCGATTCTGCCCTCCTTTTTCACCTGTCCACCTTCAGCCACCTTGTTGTAGTCGGTTATTTCCAATAACATCCACATGGTGGAAATGGATGAGATATGCATGCTGTAGATGCATACTTTACATCCATGACATGTAAGTTCCCTTTTgacaaaaattgatctttgacttCATACTAAAGCACTCAAATAAAGTTCCTTGAGTCATCATTTCCTGACCCATTGTGCAGTCAATTATTAAAGTAGTTATCACAAAGAAACTTAATATCAAGGAAACATTCTATTTCATATTAACATACCATTACCAGCAATAAGCCCTGCTTTTCTGTTTGTGCTTGGCCTTATCATCATCGAAGGctacattattattattattactttgTCATGAGTTCCAATTGGAGGCTCCATCCTCTTGCAAGGACAGTCTTTCCATATTCTTTTACACAACTTCTAAAAAAATTTCGGTTACTTTGCGTTGTTTTTATGTGCTTTCGTTGTACCAAACTAGTGCCTAATCACTATGTCTACAAATGGTGGGTTAAGTTCTAGAGCTTTCATTGAAAGTCTGATGTGTGCTGCTGTTAGCTTTCACCTTATTATGTGAAGCACTCCTTTATCTTCTAAAGGGTGCATATAGCCATCTTAGCTTTGTCTTAGTTGTTTGCTTGTCTTTCAGTAAATGGTTAGAAGTTTCTTTACTTTGCATGGATCCCTATAAGGGGATGCATGTCTTTTTATCTGtttaaatttataaagttcTGTTGAGCTCAACCATGTGATACTTTCACAGGACCCACCTGAGGATCCCGTCGTGACAATGTGTGGCCATGTTTTCTGCTATCAGTGTGTATCTGATCGCTTGACTGGAGATGATAATTTGTGTCCTGCAGCTGGTTGCAGAGACATGCTTGGCACTGATTCAGTTTTCTCACGAGCTACACTGAGAAGTTGTATTTCTGACGAATTTGACAATGGTACTTCATCACGTTCTTCTGCAAATGATGAGGAGTCTTCAATTACCCAAAGTAGTTACATCTCTTCTAAAATTAGGGCAGCTCTTAATATCCTGAATACAGTTTGCAAGCCAAAAGTTGGGTCGGAACTATGTGGTGAAAATGATTGCTATCTAGCTGGAACTCACAATCTTATTACAAATGGTTTTGACTCCAGCACAAATGTTGTAACTCACACATCCACACAGTTGAACTCAAACCTGGAGATTCCAGTCAAGGCTATTGTTTTCTCCCAGTGGACAAGCATGCTGGACTTACTTGAGTTTTCTTTGAATCAGTCTCTTATACAATATAGGAGGCTAGACGGGACAATGTCTCTCAGTTCAAGAGACAGAGCTGTTAGAGATTTCAACACCGACCCAGAGGTTTGATACTTGAACATAATGCATAACTTTTATTTTAGTGGTGCTTGTTTCATCTGTCTTATTTTCTGCTCTATACTGTTTCTGGCCTGATGTGCCTTTATCCTCAGATGATAACTATGACAAGTTTGATCTCAGGTGATGGTTATGCTTATGTCACTGAAAGCAGGAAATCTTGGCTTGAACATGGTTGCAGCTTGCCATGTTATTCTTCTAGATCTTTGGTGGAATCCAACTACTGAAGATCAAGCTGTTGATCGAGCACACAGAATTGGGCAAACTCGTCCTGTGACTGTTTCTCGATTAACAATCAAAGATACAGTTGAAGACCGCATTTTAGCTCTTCAGGTAAAGTTCTTCAATAATGCATTATGTCAGCATCCATTTGTTGGACCCCAATATGATATTTGTTGTCATGTGAATGGAATCGTAAATGACAACCCAATTAGAGAAGATTTTAAGTGGTGAAAAGCTAATAGAAGATGATCTAATTGTACATGAAGATGCATTAATATAGTTTAAAGCAGAATAAGATTGTTGGCTAGAGATATCAATCATCTTTCTAAGTCATTTCGTGTGCTCTATCCTTTGCCTAATTATGAGTGCTAGTAACTTATCTAACATTTGACGATTACCACTGGCTGTCAGAGAGAATAGGAGAGTGCACTTTTAAAGTGCAACAAAGGACTTGAATTTTCTAGAGctgcttcatggttagtattCCAGTTTCATGTTTTAGGTTAAGCTCAAGTGGACACAAATAGACTTAAAGGTCCCTTGTCCAGAGTCTGTACCCTCTATCTGAATGTTATCTTGGGCATCATCTACTATATCCTATTCATTTGAATTATCAGTTTTCTTATGCAGTAATACCCATAATCTGTTAGTGGTTCATCCACTTCATGATGCATTGTTGTCATCACATCCCAACCTAAAATGTAAATGACCTTCTCAGCTAGTTCACAAAGAAACACACCTTGATCGAGGAGGTAGAAGTTTGTTTCAAGATCGTGATGCCCGTATTAGGGGCAATGCTTTGGCAGCAAGATCCATGCCCTTTCAACTCCCTCATTGGATTTAACATCTTAATAGAGATTTCAAGGTCCCAATTGAGAGCATGCACGTCTCCCGAGAGATCAGTCGTATATTTTACAATGTTAGCGCCTCTTTGTAGGTAAAGAAGGGTGCTTCCGCTGCTTTAAAGTTTTAAAGAATGTCTAGAATCTAGCATAATCCGGAGCTACCAAGTTTTACTTGGCATGTGCATGTGTCTGTTCCCAGGACCTACCTTATGATCCAAATTTGTAGTATGATCTACATTTCCACATCAAGATAATCATGCAAATCTACATTGCTGCCTGTCTTAAATGTGCACTGAAAATGTTTTATTgcaggaagagaagagaaagatggtTTCATCAGCTTTTGGAGAAGACCAAACTGGTGGTCACGCTACTCGTCTTACAGTGGAAGATCTCAGATACCTATTTATGGGTTGAGCGCCAACCTTGAGGCTGATGAGTTTTGAAAGTGGCTCAATACAATCTGTTCAATTCTTTTTGCATCTAAGTCGGGTGGTTTATGGTCATGGTTCTATGTGAAAATGAGGAGGCCCTGGTAACTGAAACCTAGAGGTTTTGAGGTGTGCTTCATGTGAACCATTTAACCCAGCGGCTTAGATTTAGATTATACCTTGCTAACTTATGTAtatcttgtagttcattggaacCGGTCATATGACTGTAAGTGACTGTAAATATATATCTTGGTACTTGCCCTTGGAAAAAAATGTGGAGCGCATATTCAACTTTATCGGCGGCGCTCGCTTTTCTTATCGTTAGTTTCAGTGGTTATTACTTGCGATGTTATCGTTTTGAAAAGTGTTGGAAATTATGATCCAGAGATTAATAACCATTCAAGTTAGGTCAAGTCTTGGCACActgaaagaaagaagggagTCATCTTTATGCTTCAGGAGAACTAGTAATAATGTACACCCAATTGCACGCCAGTGTCAAGACTGTAGCACAAGGAGGTAAATCGCAAAAAATGAGATTATTGTTCAATTCTTTAATTGCATGGTAATTATGCTTAAAAAGAAAATCTCCATACATTTTAGgaatttctgaatttttgaaagATTGATTTTACTGAACAAAATATTCTAGTTGTCCTAAATTGTTATGTGCAAGGAATCAAAGATCTAGCTTGGCTTATCAGCAATGATGCACCATTGCTCGGCTCTTCTTAATTGTTAGGGCTTGCATAACTTCAGAACCTTTGTTGTTGGGTGTACCTAatgattttctttcaaaaactcCATGAAGGTTGTGACTTTTAGATGGATGAATAGGGGGAACCCAAAGAAACAAGGGGGTGGAAGAGTGGGCAATTCTCAAAAGAGCCCGGAAGCCAATtcattccagctccttggaacaGGAATCACCCCCAAATCAAGCAGTGTTACTCTGGCCGTCTTCAGCCACAATAGCATCCATCTAGGCGCAGAAAGAGGGATATTTTCAGGAAAAAAAGCTTCATCCATGCAGTTTTTTAAGAATGGAAATGATTTGGGTCCTGTTAGATTATCCATGGTTTCCAGGGATATTAAGGTTCTAATAGAAAGCTGTTTTaaatcatcattaaaatttagGGATGGTAAGTTATATGGCTCCCTTCAGTCTGGCATCTTCTTCTTAAGTtggtttcttcctctctccatcATATTGGCAAAGCCATGAGGGTTCTAATCAAGCTTGAACATTATGAACAGGAGCCAGGAGGGATTACCAAAATCCACCCATAGTATCAAGTATCAAGTCAGGTTTGGTCTGCCAAATCGAGTTCCCTGTGGGCATCTCCAACTCAATGAGTAATGATCATAGTATGGGTCATTAGAGAACACAAATATTCATGCATACCTGTATCACCTATATACTGTTTCAATACACGTAATTATTCAGCACTATCTATTAGAATTGGCCTCGTCTCTGCATCAAAAGGTCTGGGACCCTCCATTTTGTCGAAAAGTAGGAACACGACTCCATATCACACTCCCCTATATCCCTACTTTAAGCACAGCTTTTTATTGTAGGAATTAAAAGGCTTGCACCGAGCCCTTTATATATTGCTCCATTAGGTGTTTATATTGCATGCACATCCAATCATCTCCTAGTGCTCCAGCCAGCCAAATTTGAATCAGACTCCTCTTGTAGTCACCCAGGAAGCAGGCCATGCAATACAACTGCAAAAGCCAACAGCACAACCAATAAAATACGCATACCTAGCTAAAAGAGTAGAACTAAAGCTTACAGCGTCACTATAAATATTTCTACGTGCAATCAACTTGTCACCAACAGTGAGCACCTACTTCTCCTCCCACCACCATTTCTACCCATCAGAAGCCAAGCAAGGGTAATGGAAGAGCTCCTTCTCATGGTGGTGTTCCAAGTCCTACTCTTTCTACCGGCCAATTGTATGGCCTTGGCTACTCCTACCATAGGTTTCCAGTACCTCAATGTGCATGAACTGGTGACCGAGACCTCCAACTCTCACCACCTTTCTAAGAGCCACGTCCACAAAGCCGGCAAATGGGCTCTTAACTTGGTCCATCGTGACGCCATCTCCGGCCGGAACTACTCCAGCCACCACCACCGCTTCCAAGAGCTAATGAACCGAGACTCCCGCAGGGTCGCTGGCCTGACCCGCCGAGTCGCCGCTTTGACCGGGCTGGCCTACTCTTCCTTGCAGGATTTCGGTTCGGAGGTGGTCTCCGGTTTGGAGGAAGGGAGTGGTGAATACTTCGTCCGAGTAGGCGTTGGGAGCCCACCAAGAGAGCAGTACATGGTGATCGATTCGGGTAGTGATATAACTTGGGTCCAGTGCCAGCCATGCAGCCAGTGCTACCATCAGGCCGGCCCAGTTTTTGACCCGGCCCAATCGACCACCTTCTACAATGTCGGATGTGATTCGACGGTTTGCGGTCTACTGGACCGGGCCGCCCGGTGCCAAGCAGGATGGTGCCGGTATGAGGTCTCGTATAGGGATGGATCCTACACCAAGGGCACCATGGCCCTAGAGATGCTGACTTTTGGGCAAACCGAGGTCCGAAATGTGGCCATCGGATGCGGTCACCGCAACCGCGGACTCTTTGTCGGGGCCGCAGGTCTACTGGGCCTTGGCAGAGGCCCGATGTCCTTCATGGCCCAGCTCGGCGGGCAAACTGGCGGTGCCTTTCTTTATTGTTTGGCTAGCAGGGGGATGGAGATGCCAGGGTCAATAGTCTTCGGCCGGGGTGCGGCAGTTCCAACCAGTGCGATGTGGGTTCCGCTTATGAGAAACCCATGGGCCCCTAGTTTGTACTACATTAGGCTTGTGGGCCTTGGCGTCGGGGGAATTCGCTTGCCGGTGCCGGAGGAGGTGTTTCGCTTGTCGGCAATGGGGGACGGGGGTGTCATCATGGACACAGGGACAGCAGTGACAAGGTTGCCGGTGTTAGCCTATGAGGCGGTGAGGAATGCGTTTGTGCAGGGCACCATGGGCCTCCCATGGGCCCCCGCAACCTCCATCTTCGACACGTGCTATGATCTATCTGGGTTCCGGACCGTGCAAGTGCCGACGGTGTCGTTCTACTTCGCCGGAGGAACGGTGCTGACACTTCCGGCAAGGAATTATATGATCCCAGTGGATGGAATGGGGACTTTCTGTTTGGCTTTTGCTCCTTCCTCCTCAGGCCTGTCTATTGTGGGGAACATACAGCAGGAGGGGATTCAGATAACATTTGATCTTGCTAATGGGTTTGTGGGCTTTGGGCCTAATACTTGCTAAACAATTGGAAACTACTAAAATATTTGCACTTGGATAACCTGCGATCTAATTTTCAACTAGTTTAATTCTATAAGTGCCCCTCGATCACAGTGATTGTTCGATTACATTGAAAAGAAAGATTCCTTTTGTAAGCAAAGGACCAGCCAAAATTTCTTTACatccttaaaaaaaaacatgaacatGGAGACTAAAGCCTCTTTCTAAGCAACTATAGAAGAGGTAACAGAGATTGGGCAGTTCAATAGTATTGCAATGCTCGAGACTTCTTTCTCAAACAACATAGCATTCCATGATAACCAATGGAGCTTTAGTTTATGATGTCCTTACCTCGGCTCTAATGTCCATGACCAGAACATTAATGGCTCTCTTTTTGGTCCTTCTCTCTTAGGGAGAATAGTGCAGGGCCCCAGCTATCATAAATTGCTTTTGAATGTGAGCTCTTGACTGAAAAACTCAAGTTTTCTGAATTCCCAAGGCCAATGAAAGGTGAGTGGGAACTCTGAACAAAGTAAAGAATCTCCTTTTGAGAAGCAGACCCATAGCTATCAGCAGAACTTTGATTTCAAATTGGGATAAACATTCATGTCCATAGTTACGATATTCTCTAGATTATTGAACATTTTCAAATCGTTCTCAAATTTTTCTCTTGATTAAATGATTTACCGAAAAATTCTCCAAAAATGAATCAATCCAGAACTATTCAATTATTCATAACTAGTTGAAGCAGTTTTTGTGTTATAAACAAATGATACTATATACCATTCAGATAATATTTCTTGCTATCATTTGTTATA
Above is a genomic segment from Phoenix dactylifera cultivar Barhee BC4 unplaced genomic scaffold, palm_55x_up_171113_PBpolish2nd_filt_p 000727F, whole genome shotgun sequence containing:
- the LOC103708204 gene encoding protein ASPARTIC PROTEASE IN GUARD CELL 2-like, whose protein sequence is MEELLLMVVFQVLLFLPANCMALATPTIGFQYLNVHELVTETSNSHHLSKSHVHKAGKWALNLVHRDAISGRNYSSHHHRFQELMNRDSRRVAGLTRRVAALTGLAYSSLQDFGSEVVSGLEEGSGEYFVRVGVGSPPREQYMVIDSGSDITWVQCQPCSQCYHQAGPVFDPAQSTTFYNVGCDSTVCGLLDRAARCQAGWCRYEVSYRDGSYTKGTMALEMLTFGQTEVRNVAIGCGHRNRGLFVGAAGLLGLGRGPMSFMAQLGGQTGGAFLYCLASRGMEMPGSIVFGRGAAVPTSAMWVPLMRNPWAPSLYYIRLVGLGVGGIRLPVPEEVFRLSAMGDGGVIMDTGTAVTRLPVLAYEAVRNAFVQGTMGLPWAPATSIFDTCYDLSGFRTVQVPTVSFYFAGGTVLTLPARNYMIPVDGMGTFCLAFAPSSSGLSIVGNIQQEGIQITFDLANGFVGFGPNTC